One stretch of Tepidibacter hydrothermalis DNA includes these proteins:
- a CDS encoding RNA-directed DNA polymerase: MKRYGNLYSKIYDMDNLKLAHKNARKDKLYYKEVKMVDSNEEYYLSQIQDMLKNKTYKVSEYTVSIINDKGKERELCKLPYFPDRIIQWAIMLQVEDIFMKTFCSHTCASIKNRGIRKASELTTKYMKDKFNTTYCLKIDISKFYPNLNHKILKKLLRRKFKDKDLLELLDKIVDSTPGEKGVPIGSYLSQFLANFYISYFDHWLKEKMGVKYVIRYMDDMVIFHYSNSYLHWLKRKMDDYLSEHLKLKIKPNWQVFPTAIRGVDFVGFRHFYGYKLLRKSTCKKFKKKMMNIRKKMESNKMINYSEWCSANSYDGWLKWCDSYRLRKKYVEPIQPALDRYYNQVIKERKVA, from the coding sequence ATGAAAAGATACGGAAATTTATACAGCAAAATCTATGACATGGACAATCTAAAACTTGCCCATAAAAATGCAAGAAAAGATAAATTGTATTACAAAGAAGTAAAAATGGTTGATTCCAATGAAGAATATTATCTTTCACAGATTCAAGATATGTTAAAAAATAAGACTTATAAAGTAAGTGAATATACGGTTTCAATCATTAATGATAAAGGAAAAGAAAGAGAACTTTGCAAGCTTCCTTATTTCCCTGACAGAATTATTCAATGGGCAATAATGCTACAAGTAGAAGATATTTTCATGAAAACATTTTGTTCACATACTTGTGCGTCCATTAAGAACAGAGGAATCAGGAAAGCTTCTGAATTAACTACAAAGTATATGAAGGATAAGTTTAACACTACTTACTGTTTAAAAATTGATATTAGTAAGTTTTATCCTAATCTAAATCATAAAATTTTAAAGAAGCTACTTAGAAGGAAATTCAAAGATAAAGATCTTCTTGAATTGTTAGATAAAATTGTTGATTCAACACCTGGTGAAAAGGGTGTTCCTATTGGATCATACCTTTCACAGTTTCTTGCTAACTTCTATATTTCTTATTTTGATCATTGGTTAAAAGAAAAAATGGGTGTGAAATATGTAATTAGATATATGGATGACATGGTTATTTTTCATTACTCAAATTCATATTTACATTGGTTAAAAAGAAAAATGGATGATTATTTAAGTGAACATTTAAAATTAAAAATAAAACCAAATTGGCAGGTGTTCCCTACTGCAATAAGAGGTGTTGATTTTGTTGGTTTTAGACATTTTTACGGTTATAAACTTTTAAGAAAATCAACTTGTAAAAAGTTCAAGAAGAAAATGATGAATATCAGAAAGAAAATGGAATCTAACAAGATGATAAATTATTCTGAATGGTGTTCTGCTAACTCTTATGATGGATGGTTGAAATGGTGTGATTCTTATAGACTTAGAAAAAAGTATGTTGAACCAATTCAACCTGCATTAGATAGATATTACAATCAAGTTATAAAAGAAAGGAAGGTTGCTTAA
- a CDS encoding putative phage tail protein, giving the protein MIRNVNLIEHLPNFIREYKEIKQTMIAENPEFQLVIDESEKIKNNQFIKTSDLVGITKFEKLLNIVPNPHDSLDSRISRVMTRWNDSIPYTYRGLIERLNILCGENNYTISANFNAYEFDLQVYLPLSGQVNELEYMLSYMIPANFVVTISNDLDYEAMGTFYMASTNVESRSFTITSELNHEIMLEGNLFNGSTISKVLEYTIN; this is encoded by the coding sequence ATGATAAGAAATGTAAATCTAATTGAACACCTTCCAAACTTTATTCGGGAATATAAAGAAATAAAACAGACCATGATTGCTGAAAATCCTGAATTTCAACTGGTGATTGATGAAAGTGAAAAAATAAAAAACAATCAATTTATTAAAACAAGTGACCTAGTTGGTATAACAAAGTTTGAAAAGTTATTAAATATTGTTCCAAACCCACATGATAGTCTTGATTCAAGAATATCAAGAGTTATGACAAGATGGAATGATTCAATTCCTTATACTTATAGAGGATTGATTGAAAGATTGAATATTTTGTGTGGCGAAAACAACTATACTATTTCAGCAAATTTCAATGCTTATGAGTTTGATTTACAAGTATATCTTCCACTTAGTGGTCAGGTTAATGAATTGGAATATATGCTTTCTTACATGATACCTGCAAATTTTGTGGTAACTATTTCTAATGATCTTGACTATGAAGCAATGGGAACATTTTATATGGCTTCAACCAATGTAGAAAGTAGGAGTTTTACAATCACTTCCGAATTAAATCATGAAATTATGCTTGAAGGTAATTTGTTTAACGGTTCAACAATTTCAAAAGTTCTTGAATATACAATAAATTAG
- a CDS encoding baseplate J/gp47 family protein: MYENVTFESILQRMLDRVSDQLDKRESSPVYNALAPAAVELQLMYIEFDIILKETFGDTASREYLIRRAAERGIIPYPATYALLKGEFTPTNINIPIGSRFSLNDLNYYIKEKISDGVYQVECEESGVKGNQYFGEMIPIEYIDGLETAQLTELLIPGEDEEDTEDLRTRYFSSFETKAYGGNQDDYLQKTNAIAGVGSTKITPLWDGGGTVKLTILNSEFSIASSTLIDTVQQEIDPTKDGFGIGIAPIGHIVTVNTAEEITVNVSSTITFDDDYSFATLQSQIESVVDEYLLELRKEWANQTNLIVRTAQIDTRILGIQGVIDIADTKINNVASNLTLSEYQIPMMGGVTG, from the coding sequence ATGTATGAAAATGTAACATTTGAAAGCATTCTTCAAAGGATGCTTGACAGGGTATCTGATCAACTTGATAAAAGGGAAAGTTCACCAGTATATAATGCCCTTGCCCCTGCTGCTGTTGAACTTCAATTAATGTATATAGAATTTGACATTATCTTAAAAGAAACTTTTGGTGATACAGCTTCAAGGGAATATCTAATCAGACGTGCTGCTGAACGTGGAATCATACCATATCCTGCAACCTATGCACTCTTAAAAGGTGAGTTCACACCAACAAACATCAATATTCCAATAGGTTCAAGGTTCAGTTTGAACGATTTGAACTATTATATAAAAGAAAAAATTTCAGATGGTGTTTATCAAGTTGAATGTGAAGAATCTGGTGTTAAAGGAAATCAATACTTTGGTGAAATGATACCAATTGAATATATTGATGGACTTGAAACTGCACAACTTACTGAACTTCTTATTCCAGGTGAAGATGAAGAAGATACAGAAGATTTGCGTACAAGATACTTTTCAAGCTTTGAAACTAAGGCATATGGTGGAAATCAGGATGATTATTTACAAAAAACAAATGCTATTGCAGGAGTCGGTTCAACTAAAATCACACCATTATGGGATGGTGGTGGAACTGTAAAATTAACTATTTTAAATTCTGAATTTAGCATAGCAAGTTCAACCTTAATTGATACAGTTCAACAAGAAATTGACCCAACAAAAGATGGATTTGGAATAGGAATTGCACCAATAGGTCATATAGTTACCGTAAATACAGCAGAAGAAATCACAGTGAATGTTTCATCAACAATCACATTTGATGATGATTATTCTTTTGCAACACTTCAATCACAAATTGAATCAGTTGTTGATGAATATTTACTTGAACTTAGAAAAGAATGGGCAAACCAAACAAACTTGATTGTAAGAACAGCACAGATTGACACAAGAATTTTAGGAATTCAAGGGGTTATTGATATTGCTGATACTAAAATTAATAATGTAGCTTCTAACCTAACTCTTTCAGAATATCAAATTCCAATGATGGGTGGTGTGACTGGATGA
- a CDS encoding DUF2634 domain-containing protein: MIPGINGFLQEDFEIESQPSKTFKMYLNQEIVNGFTDELDSMKQTIYMILNTERYQYIIYSWNYGIELIDLFGEPVTYVCPELERRITEALTQDERILSVDAFSFDVSVKGKVHVTFTVHTIFGDIDSEKVVNI, from the coding sequence ATGATTCCAGGAATAAACGGTTTTTTACAAGAAGATTTTGAAATTGAATCACAACCAAGCAAAACTTTTAAAATGTACTTGAATCAAGAAATTGTCAATGGTTTTACAGATGAACTTGATTCAATGAAACAAACAATTTATATGATTCTTAATACCGAACGGTATCAATACATCATTTATTCTTGGAATTATGGTATTGAATTAATTGATTTGTTCGGTGAACCAGTAACTTATGTGTGTCCTGAACTAGAAAGAAGAATTACAGAAGCATTGACCCAAGATGAAAGAATCTTGTCGGTTGATGCTTTTTCTTTTGATGTCAGTGTGAAAGGAAAGGTTCATGTGACATTCACAGTACACACAATCTTTGGTGATATTGATTCAGAAAAGGTGGTGAATATTTAA
- a CDS encoding DUF2577 domain-containing protein yields the protein MHDFNNLLITIRKIALEAVNASKPTAVVYGKVISTSPLKIQVEQKMTLTAAQLVLTRNVTNYTTKISFNNPAIKNIVKNYSMDDIPGSNYKLTYQENVKNEITIYNGLVVGDEVVMIQMQGGQKYIVIDRVIT from the coding sequence TTGCATGATTTTAACAACTTACTTATCACTATTAGAAAAATAGCACTTGAAGCAGTTAATGCATCCAAACCAACTGCTGTTGTTTATGGAAAAGTCATCAGCACTTCACCTTTAAAAATTCAAGTTGAACAAAAGATGACTTTGACTGCTGCACAATTAGTATTAACTAGAAATGTTACAAATTACACAACTAAAATTAGTTTTAATAATCCTGCAATTAAGAATATAGTTAAAAATTACAGTATGGATGATATTCCAGGAAGTAATTATAAATTGACTTATCAAGAAAACGTGAAAAATGAAATCACCATTTATAATGGCTTGGTTGTTGGTGATGAAGTTGTCATGATTCAGATGCAAGGTGGTCAAAAATATATTGTGATAGATAGGGTGATAACATGA
- a CDS encoding hydrolase — protein MEVEILIQNGNKVYIPVVEEDIVWSTERKDIPGQLTFNIIPDEIINFTEGNAVRMKVDGKNIFYGFIFTKKRTKEGIISVTAYDQLRYLKNKDTYVYTNKTAGEFIQMIASDFNLQTGTLEDTGYKIASRVEDNVTLMEMIQSSLDLTLQAKKELYVLYDDFGKIALKNIMSMQLNILIDEETGENYSYSSSIDSDTYNKIKLVYDNEESGKRDVYIAQDSTNMNSWGVLQYFDTLQKGENGKAKADALLSLYNSKTRNLVINNAFGDTRVRAGSMVIVQLNLGDIKLNNFMLVEKCKHKFKNDEHLMDLTLRGGEFVA, from the coding sequence GTGGAAGTTGAAATTTTAATTCAAAACGGAAACAAAGTATATATTCCAGTTGTTGAAGAAGACATTGTATGGTCAACTGAAAGAAAAGACATCCCTGGTCAATTAACATTCAACATCATTCCTGATGAAATAATTAATTTCACAGAAGGAAATGCAGTCAGAATGAAAGTGGATGGTAAAAACATATTTTATGGTTTTATATTCACGAAAAAAAGAACCAAAGAGGGAATCATCAGTGTAACAGCTTATGATCAATTACGTTATTTGAAGAATAAAGACACTTATGTTTATACGAATAAAACAGCAGGTGAATTCATTCAAATGATTGCTTCTGATTTTAACTTGCAAACAGGTACATTAGAAGATACAGGTTACAAAATAGCATCAAGGGTTGAAGACAATGTTACTTTAATGGAAATGATTCAAAGTTCATTGGATTTAACCCTTCAAGCTAAAAAAGAACTATATGTGCTATATGATGATTTTGGAAAAATAGCATTAAAAAATATTATGTCCATGCAACTGAACATTTTAATTGATGAAGAAACTGGTGAAAATTACAGCTATTCATCAAGTATTGATTCAGATACTTACAACAAGATTAAGTTGGTATATGACAATGAAGAATCAGGAAAAAGGGATGTATATATTGCACAGGATTCAACCAACATGAACAGTTGGGGTGTTCTTCAATACTTTGATACACTTCAAAAGGGTGAGAACGGAAAAGCAAAAGCAGATGCCCTTCTTTCACTTTATAACAGCAAAACAAGAAATTTAGTCATCAATAATGCTTTTGGTGACACAAGAGTTAGAGCAGGTTCAATGGTAATTGTTCAGTTGAACTTGGGTGATATTAAATTGAACAATTTTATGCTTGTTGAAAAATGCAAACATAAGTTTAAAAATGATGAACATTTAATGGATCTTACACTTAGAGGGGGTGAATTTGTTGCATGA
- a CDS encoding LysM peptidoglycan-binding domain-containing protein, translating into MAYYFYLDKLLLPIAPSKLQLKVNNQNKTLTLINEGEINILKKPKLTDIDFDVLIPQVKYPFAIYKDGFHDALYYLDKLEALKSGQEPFQFIVTRTLPNGKMLFDTNLKVSLEDYRVKEDKKEGFDLTVSISLKQYKDYGTKTANVTISNQKAVAKVEKTRPAESSPAPKASAKTYTVTKNDTLWIIAKKFYGNGSEYSKIFSANKDKIKNANLIYTGQVLTIPV; encoded by the coding sequence ATGGCTTATTATTTTTATTTAGATAAATTGTTGTTACCAATTGCACCTTCTAAGTTGCAATTAAAAGTGAACAATCAAAACAAAACATTAACATTAATCAATGAAGGTGAAATCAATATTTTAAAGAAACCGAAGTTGACTGATATTGATTTTGATGTATTAATTCCACAAGTGAAATATCCATTTGCGATTTATAAAGATGGATTTCATGATGCATTATACTATTTGGATAAACTTGAAGCTTTAAAATCAGGTCAAGAACCTTTTCAATTCATTGTGACAAGAACACTTCCAAATGGAAAGATGCTATTTGATACCAATTTAAAAGTATCATTGGAAGATTACAGAGTTAAAGAAGATAAAAAAGAAGGATTTGATCTTACCGTTTCAATCAGTTTGAAACAGTACAAAGATTATGGAACAAAGACTGCAAATGTAACAATAAGTAATCAAAAGGCAGTTGCTAAAGTAGAAAAAACAAGACCTGCTGAATCATCCCCTGCACCAAAGGCATCAGCAAAAACTTATACTGTTACTAAAAATGATACTCTTTGGATTATTGCAAAGAAGTTTTATGGAAATGGAAGTGAATATTCAAAGATTTTTTCTGCTAACAAAGATAAAATCAAGAATGCAAACTTGATATATACAGGTCAAGTGCTGACTATTCCAGTTTAG
- a CDS encoding tape measure protein, translating to MASISSQIELIDRISAPLHDIASALMVTVNSFEDMQSAANNSFDGSNFDGAREEIDQATIAIRQMEEELSRIIPPDLEFNISGQTTANVPVEPIWNSDNMEVFTNTGIERFQQEVQSTNTMLNTLNSTQEQIAQQASTTDIFPDNMVSDLNAMAGRIQRIRTQIDQIESNPMNLGTDLANSELEQLRMQLSQAVDQQEDLNQALQRMDVDEANQAYMRLSQTVGGTERYIRDNVDAQGQFNNQIRDGTSAASNLQNKVMGLIAAYATIQSVSKTLNISDQMTQTTARLNLMNDQLQTTEELQNMIYLSAERSRASYADTADVVAKLGQRAGDAFDSNVETIAFAENLNKMFVIAGASQQEMASASLQLTQALGSGVLRGEELNAVFEAAPNVIQAIADYMDVPIGAIREMASEGQISADIVKNAMLSATDEINAQFENMPMTFGQIWTSIGNDALMSFDPVLDRLNDMANSDGFQTMVAGIVDSLVFVSGVVIEIFNLVAQVGSFMAEYWSILEPIILGVATALGIYTVALIAYNTIQGISNVIKGIAAFQASVHSAALMMETGATFAATAAQHGFNAALLACPITWIIIGIIAIIAVIYMAVAAFNKFAGTSVSATGIIVGVLTVAVAFVGNLFVTLINLIVDLVALIWNCIAAFAEFFANVFNDPIGSIVRLFSGMADSVLGILEGIASAADTLFGSNLADSVSGWRSSLQEMTNDLVGEAEIKVPRMDASSMHLDRFEYGAAWDAGYDFGEGVEDTISNFDIGSIFDTNIPDPSDYGYDSVESNIADTAENTGAMKDSVDISQEDLKYMRDAAEQETINRYTTAEIKVDMPVNASINSDMDLDGVVAYLGEGVNEAMEKAATEGVHS from the coding sequence ATGGCAAGTATTAGTTCTCAAATTGAACTTATAGATAGAATATCAGCACCACTGCACGATATAGCAAGTGCATTAATGGTAACAGTGAATTCTTTTGAGGACATGCAGTCAGCAGCAAATAATTCATTTGATGGATCTAATTTTGATGGAGCAAGAGAAGAAATAGACCAAGCTACTATTGCAATTAGACAAATGGAAGAAGAACTTTCAAGAATAATACCACCTGATCTTGAATTTAATATTTCAGGTCAAACAACAGCCAATGTGCCTGTCGAACCTATTTGGAATTCAGATAACATGGAAGTGTTCACGAATACTGGAATTGAAAGATTTCAACAGGAAGTTCAATCAACAAATACAATGTTGAACACTTTGAACAGTACACAAGAACAAATTGCACAACAAGCATCCACTACTGATATATTCCCTGACAACATGGTTTCTGATTTGAATGCTATGGCAGGAAGAATTCAAAGAATTAGAACACAGATTGACCAAATTGAAAGTAATCCAATGAATCTTGGAACTGATTTGGCAAATAGTGAACTGGAACAATTAAGAATGCAGTTAAGTCAAGCAGTAGACCAACAAGAAGACTTGAATCAAGCACTTCAAAGAATGGATGTAGATGAAGCAAATCAAGCTTATATGAGGTTATCACAGACTGTTGGTGGTACTGAAAGGTATATCAGGGATAATGTTGATGCACAAGGTCAATTCAATAATCAGATCAGGGATGGAACTTCTGCTGCAAGTAATCTTCAAAATAAGGTTATGGGGTTAATTGCTGCTTATGCAACTATTCAATCAGTAAGTAAAACATTGAACATATCAGACCAAATGACACAAACAACTGCAAGGCTCAATTTGATGAATGACCAACTTCAAACAACAGAAGAACTTCAAAACATGATTTATTTGTCTGCTGAAAGGTCAAGGGCATCATATGCTGATACAGCAGATGTGGTTGCGAAACTTGGTCAACGTGCAGGTGATGCTTTTGATTCTAATGTTGAAACCATTGCTTTCGCTGAAAACCTAAATAAAATGTTTGTCATTGCAGGTGCTTCACAACAAGAAATGGCATCAGCTTCACTACAATTGACACAAGCACTTGGTTCAGGTGTCTTGCGTGGTGAAGAACTGAATGCAGTATTTGAAGCAGCACCAAACGTAATTCAAGCAATTGCAGACTATATGGATGTTCCTATTGGTGCAATTAGAGAAATGGCATCAGAAGGTCAGATAAGTGCTGATATTGTTAAAAATGCAATGTTGAGTGCAACAGATGAAATTAATGCACAGTTTGAAAACATGCCAATGACCTTTGGTCAAATTTGGACATCAATTGGTAATGATGCTTTGATGTCATTTGATCCAGTCCTTGACAGATTGAATGATATGGCAAACAGTGATGGTTTCCAAACTATGGTTGCAGGTATTGTTGATTCACTTGTATTTGTTTCAGGTGTAGTCATTGAAATATTTAACTTAGTTGCACAAGTAGGTTCTTTCATGGCTGAATATTGGTCAATCCTTGAACCAATTATACTTGGTGTTGCAACTGCACTTGGAATTTACACTGTTGCATTGATTGCTTACAATACCATTCAGGGTATTTCAAATGTAATCAAAGGAATTGCAGCATTTCAAGCAAGTGTTCATTCAGCAGCACTGATGATGGAAACAGGTGCAACATTCGCTGCAACAGCAGCACAACATGGTTTTAATGCAGCATTGCTTGCTTGTCCTATCACCTGGATTATCATTGGTATTATTGCAATCATAGCAGTCATTTATATGGCTGTTGCAGCATTCAATAAATTTGCAGGAACATCAGTCAGTGCGACAGGAATTATTGTTGGTGTGCTTACTGTTGCTGTTGCATTTGTAGGAAATTTGTTTGTCACACTTATCAATTTAATTGTTGATTTGGTGGCTTTAATTTGGAATTGCATTGCAGCTTTTGCTGAATTCTTTGCTAATGTCTTCAATGATCCAATAGGTTCAATTGTTCGATTGTTTTCAGGCATGGCAGATTCAGTTCTTGGAATATTGGAAGGTATTGCATCAGCAGCAGATACATTGTTTGGTTCAAACTTAGCTGATTCAGTGTCAGGATGGAGATCTTCACTTCAAGAAATGACAAATGACCTTGTTGGTGAAGCTGAAATCAAAGTTCCAAGGATGGATGCAAGTTCAATGCACTTGGATAGATTTGAATATGGTGCAGCATGGGATGCAGGATATGACTTTGGTGAAGGTGTTGAAGATACAATTTCAAACTTTGACATTGGAAGTATCTTTGATACAAACATCCCTGACCCAAGTGATTATGGATATGATTCAGTTGAATCCAATATTGCTGATACTGCTGAAAACACAGGTGCAATGAAAGATTCAGTGGATATTTCACAAGAAGATTTGAAGTATATGAGAGATGCAGCAGAACAAGAAACAATAAATAGATACACAACTGCTGAAATCAAAGTTGATATGCCAGTTAATGCAAGTATTAATTCAGACATGGATTTGGATGGTGTAGTTGCATATCTTGGTGAAGGTGTAAATGAAGCAATGGAAAAAGCTGCAACAGAGGGGGTGCATAGTTAA
- a CDS encoding phage tail assembly chaperone, translated as MSNLSLFLKKNKIQKENTTYAATKSLCDEQGNPLLWEIKPLTTKENEDIREACMIEIPVKGKPNMFRPKLVTSKYLAKMMVASIVEPNLYNAELQDSYEVKTPEDLLKEMVNDPGEYNDLATFIQQFNGFNTTMQDKVEEAKN; from the coding sequence ATGTCAAATTTAAGCTTGTTTTTAAAGAAAAATAAAATTCAAAAGGAAAATACAACTTATGCTGCAACCAAATCACTTTGTGATGAACAAGGCAATCCCCTACTTTGGGAAATCAAACCTTTGACTACAAAGGAAAATGAAGATATTCGTGAAGCATGTATGATTGAAATTCCAGTCAAAGGTAAACCGAATATGTTCAGACCAAAATTGGTAACATCAAAGTATCTTGCAAAGATGATGGTTGCATCTATTGTTGAACCAAATCTTTACAATGCAGAACTTCAAGATAGTTATGAAGTTAAGACACCCGAAGACCTTTTGAAAGAAATGGTGAATGATCCTGGTGAATACAATGATCTTGCTACTTTTATTCAGCAGTTCAACGGATTCAATACTACAATGCAAGATAAGGTTGAAGAAGCAAAAAACTAA
- a CDS encoding phage tail tube protein, with protein MNNVTMKAKDTISAKLAECFITIGENRYNFMQMIDFEGKVDKNKTKVPILGRIMDGNKTVGLSGTFSGTAHYNQSIFRQALLDYKNTGIDTYFEIQITNEDPESTAGRQTLVFMDCNTDGGVLSKFDADGEYLDEEIEGTFEDFKMPESFAVLNGML; from the coding sequence ATGAACAATGTTACTATGAAAGCAAAAGACACTATTTCTGCAAAGCTTGCTGAATGCTTCATCACTATTGGTGAAAACAGATACAACTTTATGCAGATGATTGACTTTGAAGGTAAAGTTGATAAAAACAAGACCAAAGTTCCAATCTTGGGAAGAATCATGGATGGAAATAAAACAGTTGGTCTTTCAGGTACTTTTTCAGGCACAGCACACTATAACCAGTCTATTTTCAGACAGGCATTGCTTGACTATAAAAACACTGGTATTGACACTTATTTTGAAATTCAAATCACTAATGAAGACCCTGAATCAACAGCAGGAAGACAAACATTGGTATTCATGGATTGTAACACTGACGGTGGTGTTCTTTCAAAATTTGATGCAGATGGTGAATACTTGGATGAAGAAATTGAAGGTACTTTTGAAGACTTCAAGATGCCTGAAAGCTTTGCTGTTCTGAATGGTATGCTTTAA
- a CDS encoding phage tail sheath family protein: MALGGGTFVTQNKVLPGSYINFVSLAKASATLSNRGIAAMPLELDWGVENAVFEVTKEDFQKNSLKIFGYAYTDDKLKGLRDLFMNIKTLYAYRLTSGGVKATNTFATAKYCGIRGNDLKIVIQANVDVPADFDVKTVLGTTVVDEQTVSTAAELVANDYVTFKSEATLVVTASTPLTGGTNGTVDGTSHQNFLDKIEAYSYNALGVVTTDDTTKGLYMNFNKRIRDDVGQKFQAVLYNKAADYEGVVNVKNATTEDTAALVYWVTGIIAGCEVNKSNLNKKYDGEYTVEADYTQSQLEAAILAGEFTLHKVGSDIRVLSDINSLVTVSDTKGEIFKDNQTVRVMDQIANDIAVLFNTKYLGTVPNDAAGRISLWSDIVKHHEQLAEIRAIENFSDSDVVVDQGNTKKSVVVQDAVTVVNAMAQLYMTVVMG; this comes from the coding sequence ATGGCACTTGGTGGTGGAACTTTTGTCACACAGAACAAGGTACTTCCTGGTTCTTATATTAACTTTGTTTCTTTAGCAAAAGCAAGTGCAACCCTTTCAAATAGGGGAATTGCAGCAATGCCCCTTGAGCTTGATTGGGGTGTTGAAAATGCAGTGTTTGAAGTAACAAAGGAAGATTTTCAGAAAAATTCATTGAAGATTTTTGGTTATGCTTATACAGATGACAAATTGAAAGGTCTTAGGGATCTATTCATGAACATCAAAACACTTTATGCTTATAGGCTGACAAGTGGTGGTGTTAAAGCAACCAATACTTTTGCAACAGCAAAATATTGTGGTATTCGTGGTAATGATTTAAAAATTGTAATTCAAGCAAACGTTGATGTTCCTGCTGACTTTGATGTGAAGACTGTTCTTGGAACAACTGTTGTTGATGAACAGACTGTTTCAACTGCTGCTGAATTAGTTGCAAATGATTATGTAACATTCAAATCAGAAGCAACACTTGTAGTTACAGCTTCAACCCCACTTACTGGTGGTACAAATGGAACTGTTGATGGTACATCACATCAAAACTTCTTGGATAAGATTGAAGCATATTCATATAATGCACTTGGTGTTGTCACTACTGATGATACTACAAAAGGCTTATATATGAACTTCAATAAAAGAATTCGTGATGATGTTGGTCAGAAATTCCAAGCTGTTCTTTATAACAAGGCTGCTGACTATGAAGGTGTTGTCAACGTAAAGAATGCAACAACAGAAGACACTGCTGCACTGGTTTATTGGGTAACTGGTATCATTGCAGGATGTGAAGTTAATAAATCCAACCTGAACAAGAAATATGATGGTGAATACACTGTTGAAGCTGATTACACTCAATCACAACTTGAAGCAGCAATTCTTGCAGGTGAATTCACACTTCATAAAGTTGGTTCTGACATTAGAGTTCTTTCGGACATCAATTCCTTGGTTACTGTTTCAGATACTAAAGGTGAGATTTTCAAAGACAATCAAACTGTCAGGGTTATGGATCAGATTGCAAATGACATTGCAGTCCTATTCAATACAAAATATCTTGGTACAGTTCCAAATGATGCAGCAGGAAGAATCAGTCTTTGGTCTGATATTGTAAAACACCATGAACAACTTGCAGAAATCAGAGCAATTGAAAATTTCAGTGATTCTGATGTGGTAGTTGATCAAGGTAATACTAAAAAATCTGTTGTTGTACAGGATGCTGTCACTGTTGTCAATGCAATGGCGCAACTTTACATGACAGTGGTCATGGGATAA
- a CDS encoding phage tail terminator family protein, whose amino-acid sequence MINKIIDAISISINSEFDDSYEIYTESIEQGLKEPCFSVFCLNPTNELFRNKKYFRNNQFCIQYFPSTNEPKAECNSVLERLYDCLESITIVENETTESMTRGSRMKSEIVDGVLNFFINYNMFVYKVEIPADNMEDLEIDTDAKGW is encoded by the coding sequence ATGATAAATAAAATTATTGATGCAATAAGCATTTCCATCAATTCTGAATTTGATGATAGTTATGAAATTTATACTGAAAGTATAGAACAAGGTTTGAAAGAACCTTGTTTTTCTGTATTTTGCTTGAATCCAACAAATGAACTTTTCAGAAATAAAAAGTATTTCAGAAACAATCAATTTTGCATTCAATACTTCCCTTCTACTAATGAACCAAAAGCTGAATGTAATTCAGTTCTTGAAAGATTATATGATTGCTTGGAATCAATTACAATCGTTGAAAATGAAACAACTGAAAGTATGACCAGGGGATCAAGAATGAAAAGTGAAATTGTTGATGGTGTTTTGAACTTTTTCATAAACTACAACATGTTTGTTTATAAGGTTGAAATACCTGCTGACAACATGGAAGATTTAGAAATTGATACTGATGCGAAAGGATGGTAA